The genomic segment CGAGCCCTTGCCCTTGAGCCCGAGTATCCGCGCCGGCGCGGCGGAGAGCGCCTCGACAAGCCTCTTGAGCGTTAGCTTGCGCTCGGCCACCAGGGCCAGCGCGAGCGGGAGCATGGTCTCGAGCCCGGATATGCCGAACGCAGCTTCCTCGAACCCCATCTCCTTGTCGATTATGTTGTGGGGCGCGTGGTCGGTCGCGATGGCGTCTATGGTGCCGTCGGCCAGCGCCTTGATGAGCGCGCGCCTGTCCGCCTCGGTCCGCAGCGGCGGGTTGACCTTGGTGTTCGGATCGAAGTCCGAGACCGCCTCGTCGGTGAGGGTGAGATGATGAGGAGTCACCTCCGCGGTCACCCTTATCCCCCTCCTCTTCGCGCGCCTTATCAGCTCAACGGTGCCCATGGTGCTCGCGTGGGCTATGTGCAGCCTGGCCCCGGTGAGCTCGGCGAGCATTATGTCGCGCGCGACCATCAGCTCCTCGGCCGCGGCAGGCATCCCCTGGAGCCCGAGCTCTGTGGAGACCAGCCCCTCGTTCATCACCGCGCCGCCGGCGAGCGCGGCGTCCTCGCAGTGCGATATCACCGGGAGGCCGAAGGCGGTCGCGTATTCCATGGCGCGGCGCATGAGCCCCGAGTTCATCACCGACCTGCCGTCGTCCGATATGGCGCAGGCCCCGGCCGAGGCCAGATCGCCGATGTCGGACATGGCCTCGCCCTTGCCCCCCCTCGTTATCGAGCCGATCGGAATCACCCCCGTGGCTCCCAGGCGCCCCGCCTTCTCGAGCACGTACTCGGCGACCGACGCGCAGTCTATCACGGGATCGGTGTTCGGCATGCAGCAGACCGTGGCGAGTCCGCCGGCCGCCGCGGCCCTGGTGCCGGACTCGATGTCCTCCTTGTACTCCTGCCCCGGGTCGCGCAGGTGCACGTGCATGTCGATGAATCCCGGAGCCACGACGCAGCCGGAGGCGTCGAGGACCTGGGCGCCTTCAGGCGCCTTCCTGGAGGGGGTCACCTGCTCGATCTTTCCGCCCCTGACCAGGACCGAGAGCTTCCCGTCGGTCCTGGACGCGGGATCGATCACGCGTCCGTTGACTATGAAATATGATGACATGGCGCTGCCTCCGTATCACTCAGAGTGGGTCTCGCCCAGGAGCAGGTACAGCACGGCCATCCTCACGGCCACGCCGCAGGTGACCTGGCCGAGTATCACCGACCTGGGGCCGTCGGCGACGTCGGCCGCTATCTCGACGCCGCGGTTGACCGGGCCCGGGTGCATGATCGCGAGGTCCTCCTTCGCCGACTTGAGGTCGTCCGCGCAGATTCCGAAGTAGCGGGCGTACTCCCTGGCCGACGGGAAGAAGTGCTCTCCCAGCCGCTCCCTCTGCACCCGGAGCAGCATGAGGACGTCGAGCTCCGGCAGCACATCGCGGACGTCGCTTGCGACCCTCACGCCGAACGCCTCCTCGACGCCGAACGGGATGAGCGTGGGCGGGCCGGCCACGGTCACCTCGAGGCCCATCTTCTTGAAGAGGAGCATGTCGGAGCGCGCGACCCTCGAGTGGAGTATGTCGCCGACGATGCCGACCTTGAGCCCCTTCATGCGCCCCTTCACATCGTTTATGGTCATGAGGTCGAGCAGGGCCTGCGTGGGGTGCTCGTGCATCCCGTCGCCCGCGTTGATTATGCGGGCCCGGGTGGCGCCGGCCGCCTGGGCGGGCGCCCCGGCCACGCTGTGCCTTATCACCAGGATGTCCGGCCGCATGGCCTCGATGTTGCGCACGGTGTCCAGCAGCGTCTCCCCCTTGTTGGCCATCGCGGAGCCGGACTTGGAGATGTTGCTGGAGTCGGCCGACAGCCTCTTCTCGGCGAGCTCGAAGCTGAGCCGGGTGCGCGTGCTGTCCTCGAAGAAGCAGTTGATCACCGTGCGGCCCCTGAGGGTCGGCACCTTCTTTATCGGCCTCTCCGATATCTCCTTGAACGAGGACGCGGTCGCGAGGATCGTGAGCACGTCCTTCTTCGTGAGGTCGTTTATCGAGAGTATGTGCCTCGTTGAAAGTCTCATCCCGCCTCCCTCGTCACTTCTGCTTCCTCACCCACACCTCGTTGCGGTCGTCGATCGGCTTGACCATGACCTTGACGTTCTGGTCGGCGGTGGTCTTGATCCTTCTGCCCACGTAGTCGGCCTGCACGGGCAGCTCCCTCCAGCCGCGGTCGATCACCACCGCCAGCCTCACGAAGCGCGGCCTGCCGAAGTCGATGATCGCGTCCATCGCAGCCCTTATCGTCCGGCCGGTGTAGAGCACGTCGTCGATGAGCACTATCCCCTTGCCGTCGATGGCGAACGGTATCTCGGTGGGCTTCACTATCGGCTGCTCGCTGACCTCGGAGAGGTCGTCCCGGTAGAGGTTGATGTCCAGGCTGCCCACGTCCATGGGGCGGTGCTGGATCGACTCGACCTTGCGGGCGATCCACTCCGCGAGCGGCACGCCCCTGGTGAGGATCCCCAGCAGGGCCACGTTCTCGGTCCCGTCGGAGACGATCTCGCGGGCGATGCGGGTGATCTCCGCCTCCATCTCCCTCTCGCCGAGCAGCGGCTTTCCCTTTGTCTCAGCCATCTCTTCTCCCCTCGCAAAAAGACCTCCCCGTGATCTGCGGGGAGGCCTTTATGTGCAGGTGCTCTTTGATCGCAATCACCCTCTGTTGGTGGGGCTCCTTACTACGCGATGACATCTAAGTCAATGATAAAAAAGGGGTTATGTCCAGGGGCCCCCTACTCTATCCAGCGGCCGAATTCGTGCCAGCGGATGCCCCCGTGGTCCTTGTCCAGGGGCAGCCAGACGAATAGGGCCTTGCCCTTGATGTTGCCCTCGGGGACGAAGCCCCATTCCCTGCTGTCCGAGGAGTTGTCGCGGTTGTCCCCCATGACGAAGTAGTGGCCCGGCGGCACCACCGCCTCGAAGGTCGTGCGCTCCCTCTGTCTCTCGTACTGGACGAGATGGAGCGCCCCTCCGTCCTGCTCCTCGAAAAATTCGAAGTCGCGCCAGCCCCTCACAAACGGTATGGACCTCTTGAGGCCGTCGCGCACCGAGAGCCTGCGCCTGTCGCCCGGGAACTCAGCGACCTCGACCGGCCGCCTTCGCTGCCTCTCCCCGTTGACCCAGAGATCCATCCCCTCGATGCGTATACTGTCGCCGGGCAGCCCTATCACGCGCTTGATGAAGTCCTTGCCCCCGTCGACGGGGAAGATGAAGACCACCACGTCGCCGCGCTCGGGCGAGTCCCACTCGAAGATGCGATGCCCGGTGAACGGGATCCTCGGGCCGTAGACGAACTTGTTCACGAATATGTGGTCCCCTATGGAGAGGGTGGGCAGCATCGAGCCGGACGGTATCTTGAACGCCTCCACGGCGAAGGCGCGTATGAGCAGCGCCACCGACACGGCCAGCAGGAGCGCCTCGGCGTATTCGCGGAACGCCCCCTTTTTCCCCTTCGAACCCTGCGCGATGTCCCCTGCCATCTCTCCTCCCCTCTGTTTCATCTCACCTTGAGCACGCTGAGGAAGGCCTCCTGCGGGATCTCCACCCTCCCCACCCTCTTCATCCTGCGCTTCCCCTCCTTCTGCTTCTCCAGCAGCTTCCGTTTCCTGGTGACGTCGCCGCCGTAGCACTTCGCGATCACGTCCTTGCGAAGGGCCTTGACCGTCTCGCGCGCGATCACCCTGGATCCGATCGCTGCCTGTATGGCGACCTCGTACTGCTGCCTCGGAATCAGCCCCCTGAGCTTGTGCACCAGCTCCCGCCCCTTGTACTGAGCGTTCTCGCGGTGGACTATCGCGGAGAGGGCGTCGACCGGGTCGCCGTTGATGAGCACGGTGAGCTTCACGAGGCTCGCCGGCCTGTAGCCGATGATCTCGTAGTCGAGAGAGGCGTAGCCGCGCGATACGGTCTTGAGCTGATCGAAGAAGTCGAACATCATCTCCGCGAACGGCAGATTGTACTTTATCAGGACGCGGTCGCGGCCGAAGTACTCCATGTTCACCTGCTCCCCCCTGCGGTCCTGGCAGAGCTGCATGAGGGCCCCGAGCGACTCGTTGGGGCACATGATGGAGGCCAGGGCGTAAGGCTCGCGGATCTCCTTTATGTGGTTCGACTCCGGGAGCTTCGCCGGGTTCTCCACGCGCACCTGCTCGCCCCCGGTGGTCTCGACCTCGTACACGACGGTCGGCGCGGTGGAGACGAGTGTGAGCCCGTACTCCCTCTCGAGGCGCTCCTGCACTATCTCTATGTGGAGCGAGCCCAGAAACCCGGCCCTGAATCCGAAGCCCAGGGCGCCCGAGGTCTCAGGCTCGTAGGTGAACGAGGAGTCGTTGAGCTTGAGCTTCTCCATCGCCTCCTTGAGGTCCTCGTACTGTCCCGGGTCCGTGGGGTAGAGCCCCGCGAAGACCATGGGCTTCACCTCGCGGAAGCCGGGGAGCGGCTCTTCGGCGGGGTTCGCGGCGTCGGTGATGGTGTCGCCGACCCTCGTGTCGGCGACCTGCTTTATGTTCGCGACGACCATGCCGACGTCGCCCGCGGAGAGCGACTCCACGTCGCGCTGGTGCGGGTCGAAGACGCCCAGCCTCTGGACCTCGAACTCCTTGCCCACGTTCATGAGCCTGATCCGCCCGCCGACCTCGATCCTCCCGTCGACGACCCTGGCCAGCGCCACCGCGCCCAGGTACGGGTCGAACCAGCTGTCGAAGATCAGCGCGCGCAGGGGGGCTCTCTCAGAGCCGCGCGGCTTCGGGAGATGCTCGACTATCGCCTCGAGCACGTCGGCGACCCCCTCCCCCGTCTTCGCGGAGACCGCGACCGCAATCTCGGAGGATATGGCCAGCACCTCCTCGCACTGGGCCAGCGTCCCCTCCACGTCGGAGTTGGGCAGGTCGATCTTGTTTATCACAGGC from the Pseudomonadota bacterium genome contains:
- a CDS encoding dihydroorotase, whose product is MSSYFIVNGRVIDPASRTDGKLSVLVRGGKIEQVTPSRKAPEGAQVLDASGCVVAPGFIDMHVHLRDPGQEYKEDIESGTRAAAAGGLATVCCMPNTDPVIDCASVAEYVLEKAGRLGATGVIPIGSITRGGKGEAMSDIGDLASAGACAISDDGRSVMNSGLMRRAMEYATAFGLPVISHCEDAALAGGAVMNEGLVSTELGLQGMPAAAEELMVARDIMLAELTGARLHIAHASTMGTVELIRRAKRRGIRVTAEVTPHHLTLTDEAVSDFDPNTKVNPPLRTEADRRALIKALADGTIDAIATDHAPHNIIDKEMGFEEAAFGISGLETMLPLALALVAERKLTLKRLVEALSAAPARILGLKGKGSLKPGSDADITIFDPSAAWTVDASRFASRGKNTPFNGLRVMGRARWTIVRGRIAFAG
- a CDS encoding aspartate carbamoyltransferase catalytic subunit — protein: MRLSTRHILSINDLTKKDVLTILATASSFKEISERPIKKVPTLRGRTVINCFFEDSTRTRLSFELAEKRLSADSSNISKSGSAMANKGETLLDTVRNIEAMRPDILVIRHSVAGAPAQAAGATRARIINAGDGMHEHPTQALLDLMTINDVKGRMKGLKVGIVGDILHSRVARSDMLLFKKMGLEVTVAGPPTLIPFGVEEAFGVRVASDVRDVLPELDVLMLLRVQRERLGEHFFPSAREYARYFGICADDLKSAKEDLAIMHPGPVNRGVEIAADVADGPRSVILGQVTCGVAVRMAVLYLLLGETHSE
- the pyrR gene encoding bifunctional pyr operon transcriptional regulator/uracil phosphoribosyltransferase PyrR, which codes for MAETKGKPLLGEREMEAEITRIAREIVSDGTENVALLGILTRGVPLAEWIARKVESIQHRPMDVGSLDINLYRDDLSEVSEQPIVKPTEIPFAIDGKGIVLIDDVLYTGRTIRAAMDAIIDFGRPRFVRLAVVIDRGWRELPVQADYVGRRIKTTADQNVKVMVKPIDDRNEVWVRKQK
- the lepB gene encoding signal peptidase I, with the translated sequence MAGDIAQGSKGKKGAFREYAEALLLAVSVALLIRAFAVEAFKIPSGSMLPTLSIGDHIFVNKFVYGPRIPFTGHRIFEWDSPERGDVVVFIFPVDGGKDFIKRVIGLPGDSIRIEGMDLWVNGERQRRRPVEVAEFPGDRRRLSVRDGLKRSIPFVRGWRDFEFFEEQDGGALHLVQYERQRERTTFEAVVPPGHYFVMGDNRDNSSDSREWGFVPEGNIKGKALFVWLPLDKDHGGIRWHEFGRWIE
- the lepA gene encoding elongation factor 4 encodes the protein MSQSHIRNFSIIAHIDHGKSTLADRILEQTGAVSQRERRDQFLDDMELERERGITIKARSVRLNYTAKDGKTYEFNLIDTPGHVDFHYEVSRSLAACDGALLVIDATQGVQAQTLANALMAMQNGVEIVPVINKIDLPNSDVEGTLAQCEEVLAISSEIAVAVSAKTGEGVADVLEAIVEHLPKPRGSERAPLRALIFDSWFDPYLGAVALARVVDGRIEVGGRIRLMNVGKEFEVQRLGVFDPHQRDVESLSAGDVGMVVANIKQVADTRVGDTITDAANPAEEPLPGFREVKPMVFAGLYPTDPGQYEDLKEAMEKLKLNDSSFTYEPETSGALGFGFRAGFLGSLHIEIVQERLEREYGLTLVSTAPTVVYEVETTGGEQVRVENPAKLPESNHIKEIREPYALASIMCPNESLGALMQLCQDRRGEQVNMEYFGRDRVLIKYNLPFAEMMFDFFDQLKTVSRGYASLDYEIIGYRPASLVKLTVLINGDPVDALSAIVHRENAQYKGRELVHKLRGLIPRQQYEVAIQAAIGSRVIARETVKALRKDVIAKCYGGDVTRKRKLLEKQKEGKRRMKRVGRVEIPQEAFLSVLKVR